A portion of the Bactrocera neohumeralis isolate Rockhampton chromosome 2, APGP_CSIRO_Bneo_wtdbg2-racon-allhic-juicebox.fasta_v2, whole genome shotgun sequence genome contains these proteins:
- the LOC126758558 gene encoding sorbitol dehydrogenase-like has product MILGQYRTLASFKCVAPTLAFHLRQMPKTIGDVTQSFSSKCGSGSDSKVKKSKKIGNNKKSACGGGTDGKGKKKDGKDNLSAVLHGIEDLRLEQTPIPEVLPGQALLAMDTVGICGTDVHYLTKGRVGSFVLKNPIIMGHEASGIVAKLGKGVKNLKEGDRVAIEPGECCRICALCKKGRYNLCPHMKFCANPPYNGNLRRYYNHMADFCYKLPDHVTMEEGALLEPLSIGVASCRRAKVRLGSHVLIIGAGPIGLVTHIVAKAWGAASTTILDLNEQRLQVAMDLGVTHALKVCKDMDVQEAAKKLIKEIGVRPDRTIDCVGNEQAVRLGIYCTRSGGICTVTGMGAADIKFPLMEALTREVDLKGVFRYCNDYQSALELVATKNTGVKKLVTHHFDIKDTIEAFDTSRHRKGNAIKVLIHVQKRDKNNKKPFDK; this is encoded by the exons atgattttgggTCAATATCGTACGTTAGCTTCGTTCAAATGTGTTGCACCAACGCTTGCCTTCCACTTACGTCAAATGCCTAAAACTATTGGAGACGTCACACAGAGTTTCAGTTCGAAATGTGGTAGTGGTTCCGACAGCAAAGTTAAAAAGTCAAAGAAAAtcggaaataataaaaaatctgcATGTGGTGGCGGTACTGACGGCAAAGGTAAAAAGAAAGATGGAAAAGATAACCTATCCGCAGTGCTGCATGGCATCGAAGATTTGCGATTG gaacAAACCCCTATACCAGAAGTACTTCCAGGAC AGGCACTGCTAGCCATGGACACAGTGGGTATTTGTGGTACCGATGTACACTACTTAACAAAAGGCAGAGTCGGCTCGTTTGTGCTGAAAAACCCTATAATTATGGGACACGAAGCTTCGGGTATTGTCGCAAAATTGGGCAAAGGTGTTAAGAATTTGAAAGAGGGTGATCGTGTCGCCATTGAACCGGGTGAATGCTGTCGCATATGCGCACTTTGCAAGAAGGGCAGATACAATTTATGTCCGCATATGAAATTCTGCGCCAACCCACCATATAATGGCAATTTGCGTCGCTATTACAATCATATGGCGGATTTTTGCTATAAATTACCCGATCATGTGACAATGGAGGAGGGTGCTTTGCTGGAACCATTATCGATTGGTGTAGCTTCGTGTCGACGCGCAAAAGTTCGGCTCGGTTCGCATGTACTCATCATAGGTGCGGGTCCTATAGGATTGGTGACACATATTGTGGCAAAAGCATGGGGTGCTGCCTCGACGACAATTCTCGATTTAAATGAGCAACGACTTCAGGTGGCAATGGATTTGGGTGTGACCCACGCATTGAAGGTGTGCAAAGATATGGATGTGCAAGAAGCAGccaagaaattaattaaagaaatcgGAGTTAGGCCAGATAGAACTATCGATTGTGTGGGCAATGAACAAGCAGTGCGACTGGGCATTTAT TGCACACGTTCTGGTGGCATATGCACAGTTACCGGCATGGGCGCGGCGGACATAAAGTTTCCTCTAATGGAAGCGCTTACAAGGGAGGTGGATCTGAAGGGTGTCTTCCGTTACTGCAATGA CTATCAATCTGCTTTGGAATTAGTGGCTACAAAGAACACGGGTGTGAAGAAGCTGGTGACGCATCATTTTGACATTAAAGATACTATTGAAGCTTTTGACACGTCCCGTCATAGAAAGGGCAATGCTATAAAAGTACTTATACATGTGCAAAAACgtgataaaaacaacaaaaaaccatttGACAAGTAA